The Litoreibacter ponti genome includes a window with the following:
- a CDS encoding ABC transporter permease, producing MGEIWEGMAAALTLLVTLDADLVEITLRSLHVTLTAVVIASALGLPFGAWLAIRRFRYRRTAIALMNALMGLPPVVVGLIVYILLSRSGPFGVLGLLFTPTAMIIAQVIIITPLIASIAHQAIRELWAEYHDLLISLNTTRGQRIRTLIWDGRRALITAALAGFGRAIGEVGAIMIVGGNIDHATRVLTTAIALETGKGDFALALGLGFVLIGLAVIVNLAIHGLSRTEREGRW from the coding sequence ATGGGCGAGATTTGGGAGGGCATGGCAGCGGCGTTGACCCTGCTGGTCACGCTGGACGCGGATCTGGTGGAGATCACGCTCCGCTCGCTGCATGTGACATTGACGGCGGTCGTCATCGCCTCGGCCCTTGGCCTGCCCTTTGGCGCGTGGCTGGCGATCCGCCGCTTCCGCTACCGTCGCACCGCGATTGCCCTGATGAACGCCTTGATGGGCCTGCCGCCTGTGGTCGTCGGGCTGATCGTCTACATCCTGCTATCGCGCTCGGGCCCGTTCGGGGTGCTGGGGTTGCTGTTCACACCCACGGCGATGATCATCGCGCAGGTGATCATCATCACGCCGCTGATCGCATCGATTGCCCATCAGGCGATCCGCGAGTTATGGGCGGAGTATCACGACCTGCTGATCTCGCTGAACACGACGCGGGGCCAGCGCATTCGCACCCTGATCTGGGACGGCAGGCGGGCCTTGATCACAGCGGCGCTCGCGGGCTTTGGCCGCGCGATTGGCGAGGTGGGCGCGATCATGATCGTGGGCGGCAATATCGACCACGCGACCCGGGTGCTGACGACGGCGATCGCGCTGGAGACCGGCAAGGGCGACTTCGCGCTAGCCTTGGGACTGGGCTTCGTGCTGATCGGGCTGGCGGTGATCGTGAACCTTGCGATCCATGGCCTGAGCCGCACGGAACGGGAGGGCCGCTGGTGA
- a CDS encoding ATP-binding cassette domain-containing protein has protein sequence MSILPLSVTGAVVRRKGETLVGPVDLEVAKGAFVIVIGPNGSGKTTLIRSLHGLQRLTEGRMQYAVPTAEADQKQAYVSQQPIMMRRTVLDNLAYPLVLQGMGRTAARAKAAEAAVKVGLRAGLSVPAPQLSGGEKQKLALARAMMRAPELLFLDEPCANLDGRATAEIEALLLAEHARGTTLMMATHNMGQARRLASDVVFMLGGRIHERAAATDFFDGPATDEARAFLKGDIV, from the coding sequence GTGAGCATCCTGCCCCTTTCTGTGACCGGTGCCGTGGTGCGCCGCAAAGGCGAGACGCTGGTAGGTCCTGTGGATCTGGAGGTCGCCAAAGGCGCGTTCGTGATCGTCATTGGGCCAAACGGATCCGGCAAGACGACCCTGATCCGCAGCCTGCATGGGCTGCAGCGGCTGACCGAAGGCCGGATGCAATACGCCGTGCCGACGGCGGAGGCGGATCAGAAGCAGGCCTATGTGTCCCAACAGCCGATCATGATGCGGCGCACGGTGCTGGATAATCTGGCCTACCCGCTGGTGTTGCAGGGTATGGGCCGCACGGCGGCACGCGCCAAGGCGGCAGAGGCCGCCGTAAAAGTGGGCCTGCGGGCAGGCCTGTCAGTGCCCGCGCCGCAACTGTCGGGCGGCGAGAAGCAGAAGCTGGCGCTGGCCCGCGCTATGATGCGCGCACCGGAGCTGTTGTTCCTCGACGAGCCCTGCGCCAATCTCGACGGGCGCGCCACGGCAGAAATCGAGGCGCTGCTGCTGGCCGAGCACGCGCGCGGCACCACGCTGATGATGGCCACGCATAATATGGGGCAGGCCCGCAGGCTGGCCTCTGACGTGGTGTTTATGCTGGGCGGGCGCATCCATGAGCGCGCCGCGGCGACAGATTTCTTCGACGGGCCCGCCACGGACGAGGCCCGCGCATTTCTGAAAGGGGATATCGTATGA
- a CDS encoding substrate-binding domain-containing protein, with amino-acid sequence MIRLFIAIVALVWAQASLAETLRMAVTTSFHNSGLSEVLLPAIEADTGLEVQLLVVGTGQAIRLGEAGDVDAILVHSRAAEDAFVEAGFGTHRREIMYNDFVVIGPEVDPAGVGSADGIADAMGKIAGAQAFFVSRGDDSGTHKKELSLWRAAGLDPEGLGAWYKSVGAGMGAALNTAAGLGAHIMSDRASWLNFGRKDGLAVLFEGDPALFNQYAYLPVNPAKHPHVRHDLALQLEAWLVSDAARTLIDGYRIGGEQLFTFNATQ; translated from the coding sequence ATGATCCGTTTGTTTATCGCGATTGTGGCGTTGGTCTGGGCGCAGGCGAGCCTCGCGGAGACGCTGCGCATGGCGGTGACGACCTCGTTCCACAATTCCGGCCTGTCGGAGGTGTTGCTGCCCGCGATTGAAGCCGACACCGGGCTGGAGGTGCAGCTGCTGGTCGTGGGCACGGGGCAGGCGATCCGGCTTGGGGAAGCGGGTGATGTGGACGCGATCCTGGTGCATTCGCGCGCAGCCGAGGACGCGTTTGTCGAGGCCGGGTTCGGGACGCATCGGCGCGAGATCATGTATAACGATTTTGTCGTGATCGGGCCGGAGGTGGACCCGGCGGGGGTCGGCTCGGCGGACGGCATCGCGGATGCGATGGGTAAAATTGCCGGGGCGCAGGCCTTCTTCGTCAGCCGCGGCGATGACAGCGGGACCCACAAGAAAGAGCTGTCATTATGGCGCGCGGCCGGGCTGGACCCGGAGGGACTCGGAGCTTGGTACAAGTCCGTCGGCGCGGGCATGGGGGCGGCGCTGAACACCGCGGCGGGCCTTGGCGCACACATTATGTCCGACCGGGCGAGCTGGCTGAATTTCGGCCGCAAGGACGGGTTGGCGGTGCTGTTCGAGGGCGATCCGGCGCTGTTCAACCAATACGCCTACCTGCCGGTGAACCCGGCCAAGCACCCCCATGTGCGCCACGATCTGGCGTTGCAGTTGGAGGCTTGGCTGGTGAGCGACGCGGCGCGGACGCTGATCGACGGCTACCGGATCGGCGGTGAACAATTGTTCACCTTTAACGCCACTCAGTGA
- a CDS encoding DUF6505 family protein, translating into MKLARAIHFDESDLNVFHSPARTGEWCIAGGFEFSNWGEGDLVGKARQAFTNGWLGVETFGRVSFVAVTQLEPNERDWLIERLAQHFVDVYGAPSLDAAKPTAAQEIDDMIELCEDQDANTVLAVTRELTEAGVKEGFRAIESQAASIDQFAVHGHLDDEPHSH; encoded by the coding sequence ATGAAACTAGCCCGCGCCATCCATTTCGATGAAAGCGACCTCAACGTTTTCCACTCCCCCGCGCGGACGGGCGAGTGGTGCATCGCGGGCGGGTTCGAGTTCTCCAACTGGGGCGAGGGCGATTTGGTCGGCAAGGCCCGGCAGGCCTTCACCAATGGCTGGCTGGGGGTGGAAACCTTCGGGCGCGTCTCCTTCGTCGCCGTCACCCAGCTTGAGCCCAACGAGCGCGACTGGCTGATCGAGCGGCTGGCGCAGCATTTCGTCGATGTCTACGGCGCGCCCTCGCTGGACGCCGCCAAGCCCACCGCAGCGCAGGAGATCGACGATATGATCGAGCTGTGTGAAGATCAGGACGCCAACACCGTGCTCGCCGTCACCCGCGAGCTGACCGAGGCCGGCGTCAAGGAGGGCTTCCGCGCCATCGAAAGCCAAGCCGCCTCAATCGACCAGTTCGCGGTGCACGGCCATCTCGACGACGAGCCGCATTCTCACTGA
- a CDS encoding biotin/lipoate--protein ligase family protein — protein sequence MTEPTFPPLMSGQAVTVDPFEKACAQAALGCDAGLVVHHLASDTLRAALVFAPEVPLADAMAMLPVCGVGFQNALGALAPPEVAVHLQWDGGIRVNGASCGRLRVAASGDDPDVEPDWLVVGLELTLWPDSDETGHTPDKTALYAEGCADVDAVALLESWTRHTLVWINRWADEGVEPLHKEWRGLAHGIGEDTARDGLTGTFLGVDERFGMLLRDDATTHLIPLTTLLES from the coding sequence ATGACCGAGCCGACCTTCCCCCCGTTGATGAGCGGTCAGGCCGTAACGGTCGACCCGTTCGAAAAAGCCTGCGCTCAAGCCGCCCTTGGCTGCGACGCGGGTCTGGTCGTGCATCACCTCGCGTCCGACACGTTGCGCGCCGCGCTGGTCTTCGCGCCTGAGGTGCCGCTCGCCGATGCGATGGCGATGCTGCCGGTCTGCGGCGTGGGCTTCCAGAATGCGCTCGGCGCGCTCGCCCCGCCCGAAGTTGCCGTGCATCTTCAATGGGATGGCGGCATCCGGGTCAACGGCGCGTCCTGCGGGCGCTTGCGGGTCGCGGCCTCTGGCGACGACCCGGACGTTGAGCCCGATTGGCTGGTCGTGGGGTTGGAGCTGACCCTTTGGCCCGACAGCGACGAGACAGGCCACACCCCCGATAAAACCGCGCTCTATGCCGAAGGCTGCGCCGATGTGGACGCGGTCGCGCTGTTGGAAAGTTGGACGCGGCACACGCTTGTCTGGATCAACCGCTGGGCGGACGAGGGCGTCGAACCCCTGCACAAGGAATGGCGTGGCCTCGCCCATGGCATCGGCGAGGACACGGCCCGCGACGGCCTGACCGGCACCTTCCTTGGCGTCGATGAGCGCTTCGGGATGCTCCTGCGCGACGACGCCACCACCCACCTGATCCCGCTGACCACCCTGCTGGAGAGCTGA
- a CDS encoding Mrp/NBP35 family ATP-binding protein, which translates to MSLTREQVLDALKTLKDPVSAQDQDIVSAGVVRALNVGDDASVRFVIEIDPKRADAWEPVRAEAEAKIKALPGVGTVSAVLTAHTAPTPPPDLKPSRAAEPTGPQKLPGINHIIAIASGKGGVGKSTVSANLACALAAEGKRVGLLDADVYGPSQPRMLGVSGRPASPDGKTILPMRNHGVTMMSLGLMTNDDQAVVWRGPMLMGALQQMLNQVQWGALDVLLVDLPPGTGDVQMTLAQKAHLDGAVIVSTPQDVALLDARKGIDMFNQLGTPLLGMIENMSTHICSKCGHEEHVFGHGGVASEAEKLGVPLLAEIPLHLDIRLAADGGAPIVVSKPDSAQAEGFRTVARALIAQGVI; encoded by the coding sequence ATGAGCCTTACGCGCGAACAGGTGCTCGATGCGCTCAAGACCCTCAAGGACCCGGTCTCAGCGCAGGATCAGGACATTGTCAGCGCGGGCGTCGTGCGCGCCTTGAACGTGGGCGACGACGCCTCCGTGCGCTTCGTGATCGAGATCGACCCGAAGCGCGCCGACGCGTGGGAGCCCGTCCGGGCCGAGGCCGAAGCCAAGATCAAGGCGCTGCCCGGGGTCGGCACCGTCTCCGCCGTGCTGACCGCTCACACCGCGCCCACGCCGCCGCCGGATCTGAAGCCGTCCCGCGCGGCGGAGCCGACCGGCCCGCAAAAATTGCCGGGCATTAACCACATAATCGCCATCGCGTCCGGCAAGGGCGGGGTCGGCAAGTCGACCGTCTCCGCAAATCTCGCCTGTGCGCTCGCAGCCGAAGGCAAGCGGGTCGGGCTGCTCGACGCCGATGTCTACGGGCCGTCGCAACCACGCATGCTGGGCGTCTCCGGCAGGCCTGCGTCACCCGATGGCAAAACCATCCTGCCCATGCGCAACCACGGCGTGACGATGATGTCGCTGGGCCTGATGACCAATGACGATCAGGCCGTCGTCTGGCGCGGCCCGATGCTGATGGGCGCGCTGCAGCAGATGCTGAACCAGGTCCAATGGGGCGCTTTGGATGTGCTGCTGGTGGACCTGCCACCCGGCACCGGTGACGTGCAGATGACGCTCGCGCAAAAGGCCCATCTTGACGGGGCGGTGATCGTCTCGACGCCGCAAGACGTGGCCCTTCTGGACGCGCGCAAGGGCATCGACATGTTCAACCAGCTCGGGACGCCGCTTCTGGGCATGATCGAGAATATGTCGACGCATATCTGCTCCAAATGCGGCCACGAGGAACATGTCTTCGGCCATGGCGGCGTCGCGTCCGAGGCCGAAAAGCTGGGCGTGCCGCTGCTGGCCGAAATTCCGCTCCATCTCGACATTCGCCTCGCCGCTGATGGCGGCGCGCCCATCGTGGTCTCCAAGCCCGACAGCGCGCAGGCCGAAGGGTTCCGCACCGTGGCACGCGCGCTGATCGCGCAGGGCGTCATATGA
- a CDS encoding DUF6494 family protein, translating into MSEDFNMSMRKFLKQVGVTSQQAIEGALRDKGAKAGDTFEAKMVLTIDGLDMEHVVTGTIEGQD; encoded by the coding sequence ATGAGCGAAGACTTCAACATGAGCATGCGCAAGTTCCTCAAGCAGGTCGGCGTGACCTCGCAGCAGGCCATCGAAGGCGCGCTGCGCGACAAGGGCGCCAAGGCCGGCGACACGTTCGAGGCCAAGATGGTGCTGACCATCGACGGGCTGGATATGGAGCATGTCGTTACCGGCACGATCGAGGGGCAGGACTAG
- a CDS encoding 4Fe-4S binding protein has protein sequence MAKSLILCDCMGSQSIDSDGLSDAAGLACSKVHTGLCTTQVDAAAAAIAGGEVVIACQQERALFETLAAEIEAPEPAFLDLRDRAGWSDDPAPKLPKMAALTAEAMLDVPTAKTLDVVSEGMCLIMGPADVALKAAADLAETLSVTVLITEGELPEFERGFDIILGRLKQASGSFGAFELRLDQLQQPIPGGRGPLAFTEPKDGARTQCDLILDLTGGTALFPAPDKRDGYLRADPGSIGAVASAVLAASQMVGTFEKPLYVRLEEPLCAHSRAEKPACSNCLGVCPTGAITSAGEHVAIDPMICAGCGSCAAVCPSGAISYDAPPVDTLFRRIQTLASAFRKAGGANPRLLIHDDSHGREMIALAARFSRGLPADVIPLEVDALSGIGHAEMLAALASGFAQVDLLLSPKTERDALDPQLALAEALGGAGKLRLLEPQEPDALCDLLYDQPDAQAIPEPILPMGTRRQVARLSAKTLNPNAETLTLPANAPYGAVVVDQDSCTLCLSCVSLCPSGALGDNPDMPQLRFQEDACLQCGLCTNICPEDAITLKPQMDLTDAAFTQKVVHEEAPAECVECGALFGVQSTIDRIMEKLAGKHSMFATSDAARMIQMCDTCRINAQFHSENNPFAQGERPKVRTTDDYLSKRRDH, from the coding sequence ATGGCTAAGTCATTGATTTTGTGCGACTGTATGGGGTCCCAATCTATCGACTCCGACGGTCTGTCCGATGCCGCCGGATTGGCCTGCTCGAAGGTGCATACCGGCCTGTGCACCACCCAAGTCGATGCCGCCGCAGCCGCCATCGCGGGGGGCGAGGTCGTCATCGCATGCCAGCAGGAACGCGCCCTGTTCGAGACACTCGCGGCCGAGATCGAGGCCCCTGAGCCCGCCTTCCTCGACCTGCGCGACCGGGCCGGATGGAGCGATGATCCCGCCCCGAAACTGCCCAAAATGGCCGCCCTGACCGCCGAGGCGATGCTGGATGTGCCCACCGCGAAGACCCTCGACGTGGTCTCCGAAGGCATGTGCCTGATCATGGGACCGGCCGATGTCGCGTTGAAAGCCGCCGCCGATCTTGCTGAAACCCTCAGCGTCACGGTCCTGATCACCGAAGGCGAATTGCCCGAGTTCGAGCGCGGCTTTGACATCATCCTGGGCCGGCTGAAGCAGGCCAGCGGCAGCTTCGGCGCGTTTGAGCTGCGCCTCGACCAGTTGCAGCAGCCAATCCCCGGCGGGCGCGGCCCGCTCGCGTTTACCGAACCCAAGGACGGCGCGCGCACCCAATGCGATCTGATCCTTGATCTGACCGGCGGCACGGCGCTGTTCCCGGCTCCTGATAAGCGCGACGGCTACCTGCGCGCCGACCCCGGCAGCATCGGCGCGGTGGCCTCCGCCGTCTTGGCCGCGTCGCAAATGGTAGGCACTTTCGAAAAGCCGCTCTACGTCCGCCTCGAAGAGCCGCTCTGCGCCCATTCCCGCGCCGAAAAGCCCGCCTGTTCCAACTGCTTGGGCGTTTGCCCGACCGGCGCGATTACGTCTGCGGGCGAGCATGTCGCGATTGACCCGATGATCTGCGCGGGCTGCGGCTCCTGCGCCGCCGTCTGCCCGTCTGGTGCCATCAGCTACGACGCGCCGCCGGTCGACACGCTCTTCCGCCGCATCCAGACGCTCGCTTCCGCCTTCCGCAAAGCGGGTGGCGCGAACCCGCGCCTGCTGATCCATGACGACAGCCATGGCCGCGAGATGATCGCGCTCGCCGCGCGCTTCTCGCGCGGTCTGCCCGCCGATGTGATCCCGCTGGAAGTCGACGCGCTGTCGGGTATCGGCCATGCCGAAATGCTCGCCGCGCTGGCCTCCGGGTTCGCCCAGGTCGACCTGCTGCTCAGCCCCAAGACCGAGCGCGACGCGCTCGATCCGCAACTGGCTCTGGCCGAGGCATTGGGCGGCGCGGGCAAGCTCCGCCTGCTCGAGCCCCAAGAGCCCGACGCGCTCTGTGATCTGCTCTATGACCAGCCCGACGCGCAGGCGATTCCAGAGCCGATCCTGCCCATGGGCACCCGCCGTCAGGTCGCGCGGCTGTCGGCCAAGACATTGAACCCAAACGCAGAAACTCTGACGCTGCCCGCAAACGCGCCCTACGGCGCAGTGGTCGTGGATCAAGACAGCTGCACGTTGTGCCTGTCCTGCGTGTCGCTCTGCCCCTCCGGCGCGCTGGGCGACAATCCCGACATGCCGCAGCTGCGGTTCCAGGAAGACGCCTGCCTGCAATGCGGCCTGTGCACCAACATCTGCCCCGAGGACGCGATCACCCTGAAGCCGCAGATGGACCTGACCGACGCCGCCTTCACCCAGAAGGTCGTGCACGAGGAAGCCCCCGCCGAATGCGTCGAATGCGGCGCGCTGTTCGGGGTGCAATCGACCATCGACCGCATCATGGAAAAGCTCGCGGGCAAGCATTCGATGTTCGCCACGTCAGACGCCGCGCGCATGATCCAGATGTGCGATACCTGCCGGATCAATGCGCAGTTCCATTCCGAGAACAACCCGTTCGCCCAAGGCGAGCGACCCAAGGTGCGCACGACCGATGACTACCTGTCCAAGCGGCGCGATCACTGA
- a CDS encoding DUF3305 domain-containing protein, whose translation MPLGVVLRKSPGVTRWAAWNWRAVAVMPGAGPAAWRELRRDGDTVEFHAATVPLELHRADAEAYLQGLSSAVPSIYVVMREAEGPEALQVLLATASPFEGQDYADTSEDIVEKVPMPPGLIAWVREFAEAHHEEEVFVKRRRNKARTDQVEDGKGDARIRQTSDVFRAPRKVLQ comes from the coding sequence ATGCCGCTGGGCGTGGTCCTGCGCAAAAGCCCCGGGGTGACCCGCTGGGCTGCGTGGAATTGGCGTGCGGTGGCCGTGATGCCGGGCGCAGGCCCCGCCGCCTGGCGCGAGCTGCGCCGCGACGGTGACACGGTTGAATTTCACGCAGCGACGGTCCCGCTTGAACTGCACCGCGCGGATGCGGAAGCCTACCTTCAGGGGCTCAGCTCCGCGGTGCCGTCGATCTACGTCGTGATGCGGGAAGCCGAGGGGCCAGAGGCGTTGCAGGTCCTGCTGGCGACCGCCTCGCCCTTTGAGGGCCAGGATTACGCGGACACCTCCGAGGACATTGTCGAGAAAGTGCCGATGCCGCCCGGGTTGATCGCCTGGGTGCGCGAATTTGCCGAGGCGCATCACGAAGAGGAAGTCTTCGTCAAGCGCCGCCGCAACAAAGCCCGCACGGACCAGGTCGAGGACGGCAAGGGCGACGCCCGCATCCGCCAGACCAGCGACGTCTTCCGCGCGCCGCGCAAGGTGCTGCAATGA
- a CDS encoding DUF3306 domain-containing protein has translation MSRVADKSDFWSRRKARVEAEQAAEAKAQEAVALEQAEAEKTDDELLAELGLPEPESLETGDDFSAFMAKTVPQRLRTRALRKLWLTNPTLANLDELVDYGQDFTDSAMAVENIQTAYQVGKGMLTHVQKMAEQALGTDEPEMAEPEEVLEVAETAPEEAPVEMAAAPEPESDTEHDDYAPAPRRRMRFDFDDAATA, from the coding sequence ATGAGCCGGGTCGCAGACAAGAGCGATTTCTGGTCCCGCCGCAAGGCGCGGGTCGAGGCCGAACAGGCCGCCGAGGCCAAGGCGCAAGAGGCCGTCGCGCTGGAACAGGCCGAAGCCGAGAAGACCGATGACGAGTTGTTGGCCGAGCTGGGCCTGCCCGAGCCCGAAAGCCTTGAGACGGGTGATGATTTCTCCGCCTTCATGGCCAAGACAGTGCCGCAGCGGCTGCGCACCCGCGCGCTGCGCAAGCTGTGGCTGACGAACCCGACGCTCGCCAATCTCGATGAGCTGGTCGATTACGGGCAGGACTTCACCGACAGCGCGATGGCGGTCGAGAACATTCAGACCGCCTATCAGGTGGGCAAGGGCATGCTGACTCATGTTCAGAAGATGGCCGAGCAGGCGCTTGGCACGGACGAGCCGGAGATGGCTGAGCCTGAAGAGGTGCTGGAGGTGGCTGAGACCGCGCCGGAAGAGGCCCCGGTCGAGATGGCCGCCGCACCCGAGCCTGAGAGCGACACTGAACACGATGACTATGCGCCCGCGCCCCGGCGGCGGATGCGCTTTGACTTTGACGACGCCGCGACGGCGTAA
- a CDS encoding TorD/DmsD family molecular chaperone gives MTMTADAPIEVSAEDRLRADLYNYLGLILARPADQMLLDQTAGLSGDDTDLGRAIAALARVAKVSKPKSVESEFNALFIGLGRGELLPYASYYLTGFLNEKPLAALRRDMAARAITRAQNVYEPEDNIASLMEMMGGMIVGRFGEPASLDAQKTFFNKHIGPWATHFYSDLEAAKNSVLYASVGAVGKAFMEIEKEGFRMSAG, from the coding sequence ATGACCATGACCGCAGACGCCCCTATCGAAGTCAGTGCCGAGGACCGGCTGCGCGCGGACCTTTACAACTATCTGGGCCTGATCCTGGCGCGGCCCGCCGACCAGATGCTGCTGGACCAGACCGCGGGCTTGTCGGGCGATGACACCGATCTTGGCCGTGCGATTGCGGCGCTGGCGCGGGTGGCAAAAGTCAGCAAACCCAAGAGCGTGGAGAGCGAGTTCAACGCGCTGTTCATCGGGCTGGGGCGCGGCGAGCTGCTGCCCTATGCGAGCTACTACCTGACGGGATTCCTCAACGAGAAGCCGCTGGCGGCGCTGCGCCGGGATATGGCCGCGCGTGCGATCACGCGGGCGCAGAATGTCTATGAGCCGGAGGACAACATCGCCTCGCTCATGGAGATGATGGGCGGGATGATCGTGGGCCGCTTTGGCGAGCCGGCCTCGCTGGACGCCCAGAAGACGTTCTTCAACAAGCATATCGGCCCCTGGGCCACGCATTTCTATTCGGATTTGGAAGCCGCGAAAAACTCGGTTCTCTATGCCTCTGTCGGCGCTGTCGGCAAAGCGTTCATGGAGATCGAGAAAGAGGGCTTTCGGATGAGCGCGGGCTAA
- a CDS encoding twin-arginine translocation pathway signal protein, with amino-acid sequence MTKKTEDGASRRDFLKLAGTAAPAAVAAVAAGGTAAQAQPVDLTSETMQDTAHTRAYLDSARF; translated from the coding sequence ATGACCAAGAAGACCGAGGATGGCGCAAGCCGCCGCGATTTTCTGAAACTGGCAGGCACCGCAGCGCCTGCTGCCGTGGCCGCAGTGGCCGCCGGTGGCACCGCCGCTCAGGCCCAGCCGGTCGATCTGACATCGGAGACGATGCAGGACACCGCGCACACGCGCGCATATCTCGACAGCGCCCGCTTCTAG